From Halapricum desulfuricans, a single genomic window includes:
- the dph2 gene encoding diphthamide biosynthesis enzyme Dph2 — MSQERTEGDLRNTGLSLKHDREWDYELDRIISEVDERDATSVGLQFPEGLKRRGPAVVDDLRSELPDDVSVLLSGEHCYGACDLDTDLMRRTDVFVHFGHSPMKQSEKIIYVPLFSNVDVFPIMEQAFEEQLVPSEEDEDVGLVTTAQHMNKFDEMREWLEERGYTVHTRRGDERLTHEGQVLGCNYASADVDADQILYVGGGKFHPLGLAMEHPEKTVVIADPVNNSLDLADSEQFMKQRYAAVHKAMDADTWGVIFSTKIGQGRWEIAQEIVESNDDAYMITMDEVTPDRLTNFGLDAYVNTACPRITTDDGPQFKQPILTPQEYRIAVGEEDLEDLAFDTFHGTW; from the coding sequence ATGAGTCAAGAACGGACCGAGGGCGATCTCCGCAATACCGGCCTCTCTCTCAAGCACGACCGCGAGTGGGACTACGAACTCGATCGGATTATTTCCGAAGTCGACGAGCGCGACGCGACCTCCGTCGGGTTGCAGTTCCCCGAGGGACTCAAACGCCGTGGGCCTGCCGTCGTCGACGACCTTCGGTCGGAGCTTCCGGACGACGTGAGCGTACTGCTGTCGGGCGAACACTGCTACGGTGCCTGTGATCTGGACACCGACCTCATGCGTCGGACGGACGTGTTCGTCCACTTCGGCCACTCCCCGATGAAACAATCGGAGAAGATCATCTACGTCCCGCTGTTCTCGAACGTGGACGTCTTCCCCATCATGGAGCAGGCGTTCGAGGAGCAGCTCGTTCCCTCCGAAGAAGACGAGGACGTGGGGCTGGTGACGACGGCCCAGCACATGAACAAGTTCGACGAGATGCGCGAGTGGCTCGAAGAGCGCGGATACACCGTCCACACGCGCCGGGGCGACGAGCGCCTGACTCACGAGGGGCAGGTTCTGGGCTGTAACTACGCCAGCGCGGACGTCGACGCCGACCAGATTCTCTATGTCGGCGGCGGGAAGTTCCACCCGCTGGGACTGGCGATGGAACACCCCGAAAAGACGGTCGTCATCGCCGACCCAGTGAACAACTCGCTCGACCTGGCCGACTCGGAGCAGTTCATGAAACAGCGATACGCGGCCGTACACAAGGCGATGGACGCCGACACGTGGGGCGTCATCTTCTCGACGAAGATCGGCCAGGGCCGCTGGGAGATTGCGCAGGAAATCGTCGAGAGCAACGACGACGCGTACATGATCACGATGGACGAGGTCACGCCCGACCGACTGACGAACTTCGGGCTCGACGCCTACGTCAACACGGCCTGTCCGCGGATCACGACCGACGACGGCCCGCAGTTCAAACAGCCGATCCTCACCCCACAGGAGTACCGGATCGCCGTCGGCGAGGAAGACCTCGAAGATCTGGCGTTCGATACGTTCCACGGCACCTGGTAA
- the fer gene encoding ferredoxin Fer — translation MPAPHEVLGVDPAADEAEIRAAYRRRAKEVHPDQGGSAEQFQAVRDAYEQLLSGSAPDRTSATESAETHGRGTQSPTASREPDRPEETVTVEYLDYEVLDDHGWSLDATDLFERARRADLEPDAHGRLAVEPGETLLEAAEHNGFAWPFACRGGACTNCAIAIVDGRMPPPVGHILPESMIERGIRLSCLAAPITDNAKVVYNVKHMPDVAELLLPASRFEQTHSK, via the coding sequence GTGCCCGCCCCGCACGAGGTCCTCGGAGTCGATCCTGCTGCCGACGAGGCGGAGATCCGCGCGGCCTACCGCCGACGAGCCAAGGAAGTTCATCCCGACCAGGGCGGCTCCGCCGAACAGTTCCAGGCCGTCCGGGATGCATACGAACAGCTTCTGTCTGGATCGGCCCCCGACCGAACGTCAGCTACCGAGTCGGCGGAGACGCACGGCAGGGGGACGCAGTCACCGACAGCGAGCCGCGAGCCCGATAGGCCCGAGGAGACGGTAACGGTCGAGTATCTCGATTACGAGGTGCTCGACGATCACGGCTGGTCGCTCGACGCGACGGACCTGTTCGAGCGTGCTCGACGCGCCGATCTGGAGCCCGACGCGCACGGACGGCTCGCCGTCGAACCGGGGGAGACGCTCCTGGAAGCCGCCGAACACAATGGGTTCGCCTGGCCGTTCGCCTGTCGGGGCGGTGCCTGTACGAACTGTGCGATCGCGATCGTCGACGGACGGATGCCCCCGCCGGTCGGTCACATTCTTCCGGAGTCGATGATCGAACGCGGGATCCGACTGTCGTGTCTGGCCGCCCCGATCACCGACAACGCCAAAGTCGTCTACAACGTCAAGCACATGCCGGACGTCGCGGAGTTGCTCCTCCCCGCGAGTCGCTTCGAGCAGACCCACTCGAAGTAG
- a CDS encoding TetR/AcrR family transcriptional regulator gives MSETGQDDDTTAAIMEATYRALCDHGYPDTSISTIADEFDKSRSLLYYHYENKDELLADFLRYLLDQLEADLQTIEADDPYEEVLAIVERLLPPDIESERFRFYRALFGMRSQAPYVDAYREQFARSDTLILAELTDAVERGIDAGTFQLVDADEVAQFVYATVSGALQRSVTLDDPEMIEHHLTLIESYLQSQVVDREDEPS, from the coding sequence ATGAGCGAGACCGGCCAGGACGACGACACGACCGCGGCGATCATGGAGGCGACCTATCGGGCGCTGTGTGACCACGGGTACCCGGACACCAGCATCTCGACGATCGCCGACGAGTTCGACAAGAGCAGATCCCTGCTGTACTACCACTACGAAAACAAAGACGAACTACTCGCGGACTTTCTTCGCTACCTGCTCGACCAGCTGGAGGCGGATTTGCAGACAATCGAGGCCGACGACCCATACGAGGAAGTGCTGGCAATCGTGGAGCGGTTGCTCCCGCCGGATATCGAATCTGAACGGTTTCGGTTCTATCGCGCGCTTTTCGGGATGCGATCGCAGGCGCCGTACGTGGACGCCTACCGCGAACAGTTCGCTCGCTCGGACACGTTGATCCTCGCCGAGTTGACCGACGCCGTCGAACGCGGCATCGACGCCGGCACGTTCCAACTAGTCGATGCCGACGAGGTGGCGCAGTTCGTCTACGCGACGGTCTCGGGAGCGCTCCAGCGGAGCGTAACGCTGGACGACCCCGAAATGATCGAGCACCATCTCACTCTGATCGAGTCGTATCTCCAGTCCCAGGTCGTAGATCGAGAGGACGAACCGTCATAG
- a CDS encoding guanosine monophosphate reductase: protein MDNVRTGLSYGDALLVPQRSPVDSRSDVDLSTQLTPEIELETPLLSAPMDTVTEAETAIALSEAGGFGTVHRFMAVDEQVEAVERVVAAGERCGAAVGIAEDTIARAEAVLEVGASLVMVDVAHGHLERTLDAVSELRDAFPDAEIVAGNVATKRGVRDLADAGADAVKVGIGPGSHCTTRRVAGAGVPQLTAVDDCSDAAEPLGVPIIADGGIQTSGDAVKALMAGADTVMMGSLFAGTEEAPTEIVEVDGTRYKRSRGMATTAANENRSDKDADTAAPDADEGVEALTEYKGPLADVAAEFAAGMRSGLSYVGGHTIEQARERAEFIRVAPGAKDREGAHSDHDWETVSVDD from the coding sequence ATGGATAACGTTCGAACTGGACTTTCGTACGGCGATGCGCTGCTCGTTCCGCAGCGCTCGCCGGTTGACAGCCGCAGTGACGTGGATCTCTCGACCCAGTTGACGCCCGAGATCGAACTCGAAACGCCGCTGCTGTCGGCTCCGATGGACACCGTCACGGAAGCCGAGACGGCGATCGCGCTCTCGGAGGCCGGCGGCTTCGGGACGGTTCATCGCTTCATGGCGGTCGACGAGCAGGTCGAGGCTGTCGAGCGCGTCGTCGCGGCCGGCGAACGCTGTGGCGCGGCGGTCGGTATCGCCGAGGACACGATCGCCCGCGCCGAGGCCGTGCTCGAGGTCGGCGCATCGCTGGTGATGGTCGATGTCGCCCACGGTCATCTCGAACGGACGCTCGATGCGGTCTCGGAACTGCGAGACGCGTTCCCCGACGCCGAGATCGTCGCCGGTAACGTCGCGACGAAACGGGGCGTGCGCGACCTGGCCGACGCCGGTGCCGACGCCGTCAAAGTCGGGATCGGACCGGGTAGTCACTGTACGACGCGCCGTGTTGCCGGTGCTGGCGTTCCCCAGTTGACCGCTGTCGACGACTGCTCCGACGCGGCCGAACCGCTCGGCGTCCCGATTATCGCCGACGGCGGCATCCAGACATCCGGCGACGCGGTGAAGGCGCTGATGGCGGGTGCCGACACCGTCATGATGGGGAGCCTTTTCGCCGGCACCGAGGAAGCGCCGACCGAAATCGTTGAGGTCGACGGGACGCGGTACAAGCGATCCCGCGGAATGGCGACGACCGCCGCCAACGAGAACCGCTCCGACAAGGACGCCGACACGGCAGCACCCGACGCCGACGAAGGTGTCGAGGCACTGACCGAATACAAGGGACCGCTGGCCGACGTCGCCGCGGAGTTCGCGGCCGGAATGCGGTCCGGCCTCTCCTACGTCGGTGGCCACACGATCGAACAGGCCCGCGAACGAGCGGAGTTCATCCGGGTCGCCCCGGGTGCAAAGGACCGAGAAGGCGCGCACAGCGACCACGACTGGGAGACAGTTTCGGTCGACGACTAA
- a CDS encoding YgaP family membrane protein: MEQNVGSTDRLARIVIGIAVLAVAIALFAGIGGVSGTISTVVGPVVLAIVGAVLVVTGYLQTCPAYRVIGFETLGR; this comes from the coding sequence ATGGAGCAAAACGTCGGCTCGACCGATAGGCTCGCACGTATCGTCATCGGAATCGCTGTTCTCGCGGTCGCAATCGCGTTGTTCGCCGGGATCGGTGGCGTATCGGGCACGATCAGCACCGTCGTCGGCCCGGTCGTGCTCGCCATCGTCGGTGCCGTACTGGTCGTGACAGGCTACCTGCAGACCTGTCCGGCGTATCGGGTCATCGGATTCGAGACGCTCGGCCGATAG
- a CDS encoding IS5 family transposase, with protein MSKISRFTSKVVQLAKNAVGERGEVAAPEGGGGFAEYAVVSLHCLRVYLEKSYREALDLLSEMPQILGEIGLNAADLPDHSTLVKWFDRIKTALWRVLLRLSAQLHDTSGHAAIDATFFDRENASKHYCRRTNYRVQTLKATALVDTESQAILDVHCTTEKRHDTQLGWQVALRNAADLASLAADKGYDWMDLREKLREEGVRPLIKHREFRPIDHAHNARIDGPRYRQRAMCETVFSTIKRTLGDAVRARTWYGEFRELVLMCAVHNIKQSLKQ; from the coding sequence ATGTCTAAGATCTCCCGCTTCACGAGCAAAGTCGTTCAGTTAGCTAAAAATGCTGTTGGTGAGCGAGGCGAAGTCGCCGCCCCCGAAGGGGGTGGCGGCTTCGCCGAGTATGCGGTGGTGTCGCTGCACTGTCTGCGGGTTTACCTGGAAAAATCCTACCGAGAGGCACTCGATTTGCTGAGCGAGATGCCACAAATACTCGGGGAGATCGGCCTCAACGCGGCCGATCTCCCCGACCACTCCACGCTAGTCAAGTGGTTTGACAGAATCAAGACAGCACTCTGGCGAGTGCTGCTGCGCCTGTCGGCGCAGCTGCACGACACGAGCGGTCACGCCGCCATTGATGCGACATTCTTCGACCGCGAAAACGCTAGCAAGCACTACTGTCGGCGGACGAATTACCGGGTTCAGACGCTCAAAGCAACTGCTCTCGTCGACACAGAAAGCCAAGCCATTCTGGACGTTCATTGCACGACTGAGAAACGCCACGACACACAGCTCGGCTGGCAGGTCGCCCTCCGCAACGCGGCCGACCTCGCCAGCCTCGCTGCCGACAAAGGCTACGATTGGATGGATTTACGCGAAAAACTCCGCGAAGAGGGCGTAAGACCGCTGATCAAACATCGAGAGTTCCGGCCCATCGATCACGCGCATAACGCGCGGATCGATGGGCCTCGATACCGCCAGAGAGCGATGTGTGAGACCGTCTTCTCGACGATCAAGCGCACGCTCGGCGACGCCGTGCGTGCGCGAACTTGGTACGGTGAATTTCGTGAACTCGTTCTGATGTGTGCCGTTCACAACATCAAGCAATCGCTAAAACAGTGA
- a CDS encoding PAS domain-containing sensor histidine kinase, translated as MSDQTGIALLDRNGALGAVAEALAGADMPAARSFDNLAEIDGTPDCLVVPDQPETDDQTAINGLALLEAANDQFDCPIAVYTRRDGYEAVRSALDAGATDVLRVPAYRPRLIARRIAAAAGYDDTFRSSGEQITSLLCNYPHTLFLKDDVGRFENVSAHTANNYGFTRQQLIGMSDYELFSTAHADELWEAEQEIVRRGEPEINAVEEYVDQDGERRWVSTTKVPRRGPDGTIVGIVGGTQDVTPAKQQEALMVALHEASRKLTRATTRSEIATVAAEIAAEIDNLPAVQVALADPDGSIQPIDGATAGPDATGGSSGGTAIFERYRDAFQRAYDSDTTQYVDASGDLATAASVVNPVFEGEFTSDEVGIVIPLSKHGVLGVAAPSGIVDEFTDRLAHVLAANVVAAFDRAERERELAEKNRRLEEFATLGAHELRNRLQVVLADITRARSATGPDPLGHAEDTLDRMDRLLTQLLQLAKSGTIPRAVDAVDLRDVACQVWDGLDTPPGATFSPPPETSVVANRGALFEIFEALFDNSIEHGLGTNPGNDATLTVDVGVSESGFYAADDGVGIPDEQRGHLFDVEYARSDDGYGLYIVSALIDAHGWEIGVAESETGGARFEITGVEFR; from the coding sequence ATGTCTGACCAGACCGGTATCGCGCTTCTCGACCGCAACGGTGCACTCGGCGCGGTGGCCGAGGCACTAGCCGGCGCCGACATGCCCGCCGCTAGATCGTTCGATAACCTGGCAGAGATCGACGGGACGCCCGACTGTCTCGTCGTTCCGGACCAGCCTGAAACTGACGACCAAACAGCGATTAACGGACTCGCGCTGCTTGAGGCAGCCAACGACCAGTTCGACTGTCCGATCGCCGTCTACACCCGGCGAGACGGGTACGAGGCGGTCCGATCGGCGCTCGACGCCGGAGCGACAGATGTGCTCCGGGTTCCAGCCTACCGGCCGAGACTGATCGCACGTCGTATTGCCGCCGCTGCGGGATACGACGACACGTTCCGGTCCAGCGGCGAGCAGATCACGTCGCTGCTGTGCAACTACCCTCACACCCTATTTCTCAAGGACGACGTGGGCCGATTCGAGAACGTCTCGGCACACACGGCGAACAACTACGGCTTCACGCGCCAGCAGTTGATCGGGATGAGTGACTACGAACTCTTCTCGACTGCACACGCTGACGAACTCTGGGAGGCCGAACAGGAGATCGTCCGGAGGGGTGAGCCGGAAATAAACGCTGTCGAAGAGTACGTTGATCAAGACGGCGAACGACGCTGGGTTAGCACGACGAAGGTCCCCCGGCGCGGACCGGATGGCACGATCGTTGGCATCGTCGGCGGGACGCAGGATGTCACGCCCGCGAAACAACAGGAGGCGCTGATGGTCGCCCTACACGAGGCCAGTCGCAAACTTACTCGGGCGACGACCCGATCCGAGATCGCGACTGTCGCCGCTGAGATCGCTGCCGAAATCGACAACTTGCCGGCGGTACAGGTTGCACTGGCGGACCCGGATGGATCGATCCAGCCGATCGACGGGGCCACCGCAGGCCCGGACGCGACGGGCGGATCCAGCGGGGGGACAGCCATCTTCGAGCGCTACCGGGACGCGTTTCAGCGTGCGTACGACAGCGACACGACCCAGTACGTCGACGCCAGCGGGGACCTTGCGACGGCAGCGTCGGTCGTGAACCCCGTCTTCGAGGGTGAGTTCACGTCCGACGAAGTCGGCATCGTGATCCCGCTGTCGAAACACGGCGTGCTCGGTGTGGCTGCACCCAGCGGGATCGTCGACGAGTTTACCGATCGCCTCGCGCACGTCCTCGCCGCGAACGTCGTCGCTGCCTTCGATCGGGCCGAACGGGAACGCGAACTCGCCGAGAAGAACCGCCGGCTCGAAGAGTTCGCGACGCTTGGCGCACACGAACTCCGCAACCGTCTCCAGGTCGTTTTAGCTGATATCACGCGGGCGCGATCGGCTACCGGGCCCGATCCGCTCGGACACGCCGAAGACACGCTGGACCGGATGGATCGACTGCTCACGCAACTGTTACAGCTAGCCAAAAGCGGCACGATCCCGCGCGCGGTCGATGCAGTCGATCTTCGGGACGTGGCCTGCCAGGTTTGGGACGGACTTGATACACCGCCGGGAGCGACCTTTTCCCCGCCGCCTGAGACATCTGTCGTCGCCAATCGCGGGGCGCTGTTCGAGATATTCGAAGCGCTGTTCGACAACAGCATCGAGCACGGTCTCGGTACCAACCCTGGTAACGATGCGACGCTGACAGTCGACGTCGGTGTCAGCGAATCGGGGTTTTATGCCGCCGACGACGGCGTCGGCATTCCCGACGAGCAACGCGGCCATCTGTTCGATGTCGAATATGCGAGATCCGACGACGGATACGGGCTGTACATCGTCTCGGCACTTATCGATGCCCACGGCTGGGAGATCGGGGTCGCCGAGAGCGAGACCGGCGGCGCACGCTTCGAGATAACTGGTGTCGAGTTCCGGTGA
- a CDS encoding APC family permease — MAESLGLKESISMALGGMIGGGIYAVLGVVANITMSAIWVAFLAAGIVAICAGYSYNKLNSLTDNQGGSVTFVQCYLGNSTLAGIAGWTLLFGYIGSMAMYAFAFGEFTAAFGIIPGSVLEVPTRPLISVLAVAGFVGLNLLGSRTTGAAENVLVALKVGILVVFGLLGLVYAFGFSGAQFEYGVSHLGGFDPLMAAAISFVAFQGWQLLYYDQEGIENPVDTIRTAVYISIPVAVAIYILVGMVTVNLVPQALTSHPHVALKDAASLMMQPYGLAQLGAVILALSALFSTGSAINATLFSSAYFAKGMLGDDILPDQIGSSDADGVPERTVLVLGAITGAFTWFGGLGAITSFASLSFILVFGAMSYLAFRQRDHDEVNAVIPAIGTVGALAFFPLMMYNLYTREPNTFYIVLGLAVVVLAVELLYFERDVIEAEVTEFEPDPGVFDEHN; from the coding sequence ATGGCTGAGAGCCTCGGACTGAAAGAGAGTATCTCGATGGCACTCGGCGGTATGATCGGAGGTGGCATCTACGCCGTTCTCGGTGTGGTGGCAAACATAACGATGTCCGCCATCTGGGTCGCGTTTCTCGCCGCCGGAATCGTCGCCATATGTGCGGGCTACTCGTACAACAAGCTCAACAGTCTCACGGACAACCAGGGCGGCTCTGTGACGTTCGTCCAGTGTTATCTCGGCAACTCCACTCTAGCTGGAATCGCAGGCTGGACGCTCCTGTTTGGCTACATCGGTTCGATGGCGATGTACGCCTTCGCATTCGGTGAGTTCACGGCTGCTTTCGGCATCATCCCCGGGAGCGTTCTGGAGGTCCCGACCAGACCGCTCATCTCGGTCTTGGCGGTAGCCGGGTTCGTCGGCCTCAACCTGCTCGGGTCGCGGACCACCGGAGCCGCAGAAAACGTCCTTGTCGCTCTGAAGGTTGGCATTCTCGTCGTGTTCGGTCTTCTCGGGCTGGTGTATGCGTTTGGATTCAGTGGTGCGCAGTTCGAGTATGGTGTTAGCCATCTTGGTGGATTCGACCCCCTCATGGCGGCGGCCATCTCGTTCGTGGCGTTTCAGGGCTGGCAGCTCCTGTACTACGATCAAGAGGGTATCGAGAACCCCGTCGATACCATCCGGACGGCCGTGTACATCTCCATCCCGGTCGCCGTTGCAATCTACATTCTCGTGGGAATGGTGACGGTAAACCTCGTTCCGCAGGCGCTCACGTCCCACCCGCACGTCGCGCTGAAGGACGCCGCCTCACTGATGATGCAGCCCTACGGGCTGGCACAACTCGGAGCAGTCATCCTTGCGCTGTCGGCGTTGTTCTCGACGGGGAGCGCCATCAACGCGACCCTGTTCTCGTCGGCGTATTTCGCCAAGGGAATGCTCGGTGACGACATCCTCCCCGATCAGATCGGGAGTTCGGATGCCGACGGGGTTCCCGAGCGGACAGTCCTCGTACTGGGTGCCATCACTGGGGCGTTTACGTGGTTCGGTGGGCTCGGTGCAATCACCTCGTTCGCATCGCTGTCGTTCATCCTCGTGTTCGGGGCGATGAGCTACCTCGCGTTCCGCCAGCGTGATCACGACGAGGTGAACGCCGTCATCCCCGCAATTGGAACAGTCGGTGCGCTGGCGTTCTTCCCGCTGATGATGTACAACCTGTACACGCGGGAACCGAACACGTTCTATATCGTGCTTGGTCTTGCCGTCGTCGTGCTTGCCGTTGAACTCCTCTACTTCGAGCGCGACGTCATCGAGGCGGAAGTCACGGAATTCGAGCCAGATCCCGGCGTTTTCGACGAGCACAATTGA
- a CDS encoding ArsR family transcriptional regulator: MSHKSDDIDTEDDRRDERNSIRDRLEQLVDRARAGFDEGVVDVLSWLLDTETRTRVYVHLRQNDWSTSENVAEGTGLQPASVRNTLDELVEQNAVERREHSGGGAEYEYDAVPPSDLLGGAVDPVRDSLESAVPDKEGEESARIEIDSGSSVEAEAGEAEVDAETDVEGEAELDEEGASVEGKGSGELDAETSDSEAEVEGSVDAEVGTDGIDIDVDADVETPAEDGADESPESSNDGRTDDDAEKS, encoded by the coding sequence ATGTCTCATAAAAGTGACGACATCGACACCGAGGACGATCGACGGGACGAGAGGAACAGCATCCGCGATCGTCTCGAGCAACTGGTCGACCGGGCCAGAGCCGGGTTCGACGAGGGTGTAGTCGACGTCCTCTCGTGGCTGCTGGACACGGAGACGCGGACCCGCGTCTACGTGCATCTCAGGCAGAACGATTGGAGCACCAGTGAGAACGTTGCCGAGGGCACCGGGCTCCAACCAGCGTCGGTTCGGAATACGCTCGACGAACTCGTCGAACAGAACGCCGTCGAACGTCGCGAGCACAGTGGCGGGGGAGCGGAATACGAGTACGATGCTGTTCCGCCAAGCGACCTTCTGGGCGGGGCCGTCGATCCGGTCCGCGACAGTCTCGAGAGTGCAGTTCCCGACAAAGAGGGCGAAGAGTCGGCTCGCATCGAGATTGACTCCGGTTCGTCCGTGGAGGCTGAAGCCGGGGAAGCCGAAGTGGATGCCGAGACGGACGTCGAAGGTGAGGCCGAACTCGACGAGGAGGGGGCCAGTGTCGAGGGGAAAGGCAGTGGTGAACTCGACGCCGAAACCAGTGACAGCGAAGCCGAAGTCGAAGGGTCGGTCGATGCTGAAGTCGGTACTGACGGCATCGATATCGACGTCGACGCGGACGTCGAGACGCCGGCCGAGGACGGCGCTGACGAATCCCCCGAGAGTTCCAATGACGGGCGCACGGACGACGACGCTGAGAAGTCCTGA
- a CDS encoding IS110 family transposase, which translates to MYLGIDVHKRYAQVAVMDEGGEIVEEVRVENANLDDLAQRYAGAQAAIEATSNYYHIHDTLSEHLDVTVAHPKELNQIAQSDKKTDRVDAKELARMVRLNSVPESYVPTDEVREARALVRGRQTLVENRTKYANKIHGLLSDHGITEDVKPLNKEGREFLRELSLPTPWDALLESYLELIETLTEEIQELEETIEERAGSLRETQLLMTIPGVSYYTALTIYAELGEISRFDRDKEVVSYVGLNPVIRESPDSRIEGSISKRGSGRVRWLLVQAAHNAVHVCNDEYLGRFYERLANRKNSQKAIVATARKMLVSIYHMLDRDEVYDPPGVSA; encoded by the coding sequence ATGTACCTCGGAATTGATGTCCACAAACGGTACGCACAGGTGGCAGTAATGGATGAGGGTGGTGAGATCGTCGAAGAGGTTCGCGTCGAGAACGCGAACCTCGACGACCTCGCCCAGCGGTACGCTGGTGCCCAAGCCGCAATCGAAGCGACCAGCAACTACTACCACATCCACGATACGCTGTCGGAGCATTTGGATGTGACTGTTGCTCACCCGAAAGAACTGAACCAGATCGCTCAGTCAGATAAGAAAACTGATCGCGTCGATGCCAAAGAACTCGCGCGGATGGTTCGGTTGAATTCGGTCCCTGAGAGCTATGTTCCAACCGACGAAGTCAGGGAAGCCCGCGCACTCGTGCGCGGGCGACAGACGTTGGTCGAAAACCGCACCAAGTACGCCAACAAGATTCACGGACTCCTCTCCGATCACGGCATCACTGAGGACGTGAAGCCGTTGAACAAGGAGGGGCGAGAGTTCCTGCGGGAACTCTCGCTCCCGACGCCGTGGGATGCGTTGCTGGAGTCGTATCTTGAACTGATCGAGACCCTCACCGAGGAGATACAGGAACTCGAAGAAACGATCGAGGAACGCGCTGGATCTCTGCGCGAGACCCAGTTGCTGATGACGATTCCTGGCGTGAGCTACTACACGGCGTTGACGATCTACGCGGAGTTGGGCGAAATTAGTCGATTTGACCGAGACAAAGAAGTCGTCAGTTACGTCGGATTGAACCCGGTGATCCGCGAGTCGCCTGACTCGCGGATCGAGGGAAGCATCTCGAAACGTGGTTCAGGGAGAGTTCGGTGGCTGCTCGTCCAGGCTGCTCACAACGCGGTGCATGTCTGTAACGACGAGTATCTGGGTCGGTTCTACGAACGACTAGCCAACCGGAAGAACTCACAGAAAGCGATCGTGGCGACGGCGCGGAAGATGTTGGTCTCGATCTACCACATGCTTGATCGAGACGAAGTGTACGATCCACCAGGTGTGAGCGCGTAG